A DNA window from Selenomonas sp. oral taxon 126 contains the following coding sequences:
- a CDS encoding nucleotidyltransferase family protein has product MYTVDRIQEKITPVCRRYDIDKVFLFGSYARGEANEQSDIDFRVDLGQKLKGLAVAGFYADMEEALGQKIDIMTTRQLPEEFLRSIRQEEVQIYGD; this is encoded by the coding sequence ATGTATACAGTTGATCGTATTCAAGAAAAAATTACACCTGTCTGCCGTCGCTATGACATTGACAAGGTGTTTCTCTTCGGCTCTTATGCGCGTGGAGAGGCGAACGAGCAGAGTGACATCGACTTTCGCGTGGATCTCGGTCAAAAACTCAAGGGACTGGCAGTTGCCGGTTTTTATGCGGATATGGAGGAAGCACTCGGGCAGAAAATTGATATCATGACGACACGGCAACTGCCGGAGGAGTTCTTGCGAAGCATACGGCAGGAAGAGGTTCAGATTTATGGTGATTAG
- a CDS encoding HepT-like ribonuclease domain-containing protein: MVIRDKDLQRVYHVLLYCARIRMTVRDIGDYVAFITSENFVQRDACCFYLLQIGELVRTLSDSFKDAHDDIPWKQIRGLRNMVAHNYGHVDFEIIWSIVQDDIPVLFEKLHAILNESVPAFEKSFCDELRQEYPMWDDNAKNTP; encoded by the coding sequence ATGGTGATTAGGGACAAGGATTTGCAGCGTGTCTATCATGTCCTGCTTTACTGTGCACGCATTCGGATGACCGTGCGGGACATTGGGGATTATGTAGCCTTTATCACTTCCGAGAATTTTGTGCAGCGAGATGCCTGCTGTTTTTACTTGCTGCAGATCGGTGAACTCGTGCGGACGTTATCGGATTCGTTCAAAGATGCGCATGATGATATCCCATGGAAACAGATCCGTGGTCTTCGCAACATGGTCGCGCACAATTATGGACATGTTGATTTTGAAATCATATGGAGCATCGTACAGGATGACATTCCTGTGCTCTTTGAGAAATTACATGCCATTTTGAATGAATCCGTTCCCGCATTTGAAAAATCCTTTTGTGATGAACTGCGTCAGGAATACCCAATGTGGGATGACAATGCAAAAAATACTCCTTGA
- a CDS encoding HD domain-containing protein, translated as MREEEFVRALRDIGARVFRVGGCVRDHFRGAQAKDVDYAVTGIAEERFHALFPHAEKIGKAFPVYHVRVDGVRREVAFARRERKTGAGYRGFDVAFDPTVTIEEDLYRRDTRMNAMALELPSGALLDPYGGRANLAAGVICAVSEHFTDDPVRALRAARQAAEFGYRVEEGTLLYMRACADELRREPTERLMAELRRALAAPRPSVFFRVLRAADLLAVTFPEIAALEGQVQPVEFHPEGDALAHTLAMVDAVAEETEDIRTRFAALVHDLGKSLTPKEMLPHHYGHEKTGLTALAAWNRRMTLPHDWMKAASFVIRQHMRAPRLTRLGKIVDLLLGVGASGLSMAAFNIIIRADHGSLPPYLAHGAAALRTMQTITGRSAPTDLAGAEIGIWLREQRVRILKKFLLENEKAWYNTSEQNEQNTKEAE; from the coding sequence ATGCGCGAGGAGGAATTTGTGCGCGCGCTGCGGGATATAGGCGCACGCGTCTTTCGCGTCGGCGGCTGCGTGCGCGATCATTTTCGCGGTGCCCAGGCAAAGGATGTCGACTATGCCGTGACGGGCATTGCCGAGGAGCGTTTTCATGCACTCTTTCCGCATGCGGAAAAGATTGGAAAGGCGTTCCCCGTCTATCACGTGCGCGTGGACGGCGTGCGCCGCGAGGTGGCGTTTGCGCGCAGGGAACGCAAGACGGGTGCAGGCTATCGCGGCTTCGATGTTGCGTTCGACCCTACTGTGACGATTGAGGAGGATCTCTATCGGCGCGACACGCGGATGAATGCGATGGCGCTTGAGCTGCCCTCGGGGGCGCTGCTCGATCCCTACGGCGGGCGTGCCAATCTCGCAGCGGGTGTGATTTGTGCGGTCTCGGAACACTTTACGGATGATCCCGTACGAGCCCTGCGCGCCGCGCGGCAGGCGGCAGAGTTCGGCTATCGCGTGGAGGAAGGAACGCTTCTCTATATGCGTGCATGCGCGGATGAATTGCGCCGCGAGCCGACGGAGCGATTGATGGCGGAGCTGCGGCGTGCGCTTGCTGCACCGCGCCCCTCTGTGTTCTTCCGCGTGCTGCGGGCAGCCGATCTCCTCGCCGTGACCTTTCCCGAGATCGCCGCGCTCGAGGGACAGGTGCAGCCCGTAGAGTTTCACCCAGAGGGCGATGCCCTCGCACATACGCTTGCAATGGTGGATGCCGTTGCCGAGGAAACGGAGGATATACGCACGCGCTTTGCCGCGCTCGTCCACGACCTCGGCAAGAGCCTCACGCCGAAGGAGATGCTGCCGCATCACTACGGACACGAAAAGACGGGGCTCACGGCGCTCGCCGCGTGGAACAGGCGCATGACGCTCCCACACGACTGGATGAAGGCGGCATCGTTTGTGATTCGTCAGCATATGCGTGCGCCGCGCCTCACGCGTCTCGGCAAGATCGTCGACCTCCTGCTCGGCGTTGGCGCGTCGGGGCTGTCGATGGCAGCGTTCAACATTATCATCCGCGCCGACCACGGTTCTCTGCCACCCTATCTCGCACACGGCGCGGCGGCTCTCCGCACCATGCAGACCATCACAGGCCGCTCCGCTCCGACAGACCTCGCGGGTGCGGAGATTGGAATCTGGCTGCGCGAGCAACGCGTGCGAATACTGAAAAAATTCTTGTTGGAGAATGAAAAGGCGTGGTATAATACATCTGAGCAGAATGAACAGAATACGAAGGAGGCGGAATAG
- a CDS encoding gamma carbonic anhydrase family protein produces MDKIILPYRGKTPVIDPSAFIAPSAAVIGDVTVGAGSSIWFGAVVRGDFQPITIGENTNIQENATVHVMCDVPVCIGNNVLIGHNAVVHCSRIGDNTLIGMGSIVMGYSEIGENVVIGAGTFLPQHKKIPSNSLVFGNPAQIVRALRDDEIEALRAAAENYAGLGAEYKRIIEEMK; encoded by the coding sequence ATGGATAAGATCATCCTGCCCTATCGGGGCAAGACTCCCGTGATTGATCCGTCCGCATTCATTGCGCCGTCGGCGGCTGTCATCGGAGACGTGACAGTCGGCGCCGGCTCGAGCATTTGGTTCGGTGCTGTGGTGCGCGGCGATTTTCAGCCGATTACCATCGGTGAGAATACGAACATCCAGGAGAACGCGACGGTTCACGTCATGTGCGACGTACCTGTGTGCATCGGGAACAATGTCCTCATTGGGCACAATGCAGTCGTGCATTGCAGCCGGATTGGGGATAATACCCTCATCGGCATGGGCTCGATCGTCATGGGCTACTCCGAGATCGGCGAGAACGTCGTCATCGGTGCGGGCACCTTCCTGCCGCAGCACAAGAAGATTCCGTCGAACTCGCTTGTATTCGGCAACCCTGCTCAGATCGTGCGCGCGCTGCGCGACGATGAGATCGAGGCGCTGCGGGCGGCGGCGGAGAACTACGCCGGGCTCGGAGCGGAGTACAAACGTATTATTGAGGAGATGAAGTAA
- the ndk gene encoding nucleoside-diphosphate kinase: protein MEQTLVLIKPDAVGAHHIGDITKAYEEAGLQIRAMKMMQMTDRIARIHYAEHLEKPFYGELSAFMTSAPLVAMVLAGENAIARVRELHGATNPANAADGTIRKRFAKNGSENAVHASDSPESAAREVHIFFSETEIF from the coding sequence ATGGAACAAACTCTGGTTCTCATCAAACCGGATGCCGTCGGGGCACACCACATTGGAGACATTACAAAGGCGTATGAGGAGGCAGGGCTTCAGATTCGCGCGATGAAGATGATGCAGATGACGGATCGCATTGCGCGCATTCACTACGCGGAGCATCTTGAGAAGCCGTTCTACGGCGAGCTCTCCGCGTTCATGACCTCCGCGCCGCTCGTGGCGATGGTGCTCGCGGGCGAAAATGCGATTGCGCGCGTGCGCGAACTCCACGGTGCGACGAATCCGGCGAATGCGGCGGATGGCACGATTCGCAAGCGCTTTGCAAAGAACGGGAGCGAGAACGCGGTGCACGCGTCCGACAGCCCCGAGAGCGCTGCGCGCGAGGTGCACATCTTCTTCAGTGAGACGGAGATTTTCTAA
- a CDS encoding cob(I)yrinic acid a,c-diamide adenosyltransferase produces MSVVTKTGDQGQTSLFTGERIAKDDARVEVYGKVDSLGSALGMARAFATNKRVKDDILAVQKQLGMLMADFASRNKPPRVTAEMIAGIEAEIADIEESLPALKEFVIPGDKKSSAMLDLARTVAREAERRAWTLARRGSVADVDLQYLNRISDYCFVLMRLEDEDKPNL; encoded by the coding sequence ATGAGTGTTGTGACAAAAACCGGTGATCAGGGACAGACGAGCCTTTTTACGGGTGAGCGCATCGCGAAGGACGACGCACGCGTCGAGGTCTACGGCAAGGTCGACAGCCTCGGCTCTGCGCTCGGCATGGCACGCGCGTTTGCGACGAACAAGCGCGTGAAGGACGACATCCTCGCCGTGCAGAAGCAGCTCGGCATGCTAATGGCGGACTTCGCGAGCCGCAACAAGCCGCCCCGTGTTACGGCGGAGATGATCGCGGGGATTGAGGCGGAGATTGCAGACATCGAGGAGAGTCTGCCCGCACTCAAGGAGTTTGTCATCCCCGGCGACAAGAAGTCGAGTGCGATGCTCGATCTGGCGCGTACGGTGGCACGCGAGGCGGAGCGTCGCGCATGGACACTTGCACGGCGCGGCAGCGTGGCGGATGTCGACCTGCAGTACCTCAACCGCATCTCTGATTACTGCTTCGTCCTCATGCGTCTCGAGGACGAGGACAAGCCGAACCTGTGA
- the polA gene encoding DNA polymerase I, with protein MSREKFAVLDGSSLFFRAFYALQLPPNARGVHTNAVHGFAMMLVKLLKELAPTQIVIAFDKSRTTFRTTLYPEYKGTRDKTPEELIAQIPLLKELAGTLGIPFLELDDYEADDIIGTLATQAAAEDVETVVVTGDRDALQLIRTNLTVVLTKKGISDTRRYDTAAFEEEYGFAPIRLIDLKGLMGDSSDNIPGVPGVGPKTATKLLLQYESIENVLDHAAEVSGKKLSASLVEYRDQALLSKQLATIECNVPELRYEAEGFRMQPDRTALDAFCREYELRTVGRAFSDYLSASAPAYSVEQSLFGEETAAAAQVNLDAEAFSVADLASLRTAEEIAVGAVFSGTAPFVQIDVLALSYGAERRVLRADASEFSTVCAVLAERPVVLWNAKRYAQAGLSVGTNIFDLELADYLLRPEENKRDLARAAFAHSADFPAVPEEATQEQRAVHEALTAAHLAEPMRAALDGAGLTRLYRGIELPLVPVLASMEQTGIYVNRAALERELTAANARIEALVTEIHALAGTEFNISSPKQLGEILFERLGLAEGSKIKKTKTGYSTNAETLEELRDRHPIVDKVLTYRMWTKLRSTYLEGIGALIRPATGRVHTSFNQTVTATGRLSSSDPNLQNIPVRTEEGRAVRALFTPGAGYDALLSADYSQIELRILAHMSGDETMIDAFRSGQDIHARTASEVFGVPLDEVTGEQRRRAKAVNFGIVYGLSDYGLSRDLGISRKEAGGYIERYFERYHGVRAFLDKMVADAHANGYVTTLYGRRRDLPAINSRNFMQRSFAERMAMNTPIQGTAADLIKIAMIRAYDALRAAGVKSRILLQVHDELVLETVEAEIAQITEILRAAMSGAAELAVPLAVDVHVGKNWAEAK; from the coding sequence GTGAGCCGGGAAAAATTTGCCGTTCTCGACGGGAGCAGCCTTTTCTTTCGCGCGTTCTACGCGCTGCAGCTCCCGCCGAATGCGCGCGGCGTCCACACGAATGCCGTGCACGGCTTTGCAATGATGCTCGTAAAGCTCCTGAAGGAGCTCGCGCCGACGCAGATTGTCATCGCGTTTGACAAGAGCCGCACGACGTTCCGCACGACGCTTTATCCGGAGTACAAGGGAACGCGCGACAAGACCCCCGAAGAGCTGATCGCACAGATTCCACTTCTGAAGGAGCTGGCGGGGACGCTCGGCATTCCCTTCCTCGAGCTGGATGACTACGAGGCAGACGACATCATCGGTACGCTTGCAACGCAGGCAGCTGCGGAGGACGTGGAGACTGTCGTTGTGACGGGAGACCGCGACGCCCTGCAGCTCATCCGCACGAATCTCACCGTCGTCCTGACGAAAAAGGGGATCAGCGACACGCGCCGCTACGATACGGCGGCGTTCGAGGAGGAGTACGGCTTCGCGCCGATTCGTCTCATCGACCTGAAGGGGCTGATGGGGGACAGCTCGGATAACATTCCGGGCGTACCCGGCGTGGGTCCCAAGACCGCGACGAAACTGCTCCTGCAATATGAGAGCATCGAGAACGTGCTCGACCACGCAGCCGAGGTCAGCGGGAAAAAACTCAGCGCCTCGCTTGTGGAGTATCGGGATCAGGCTCTGCTCTCGAAGCAGCTCGCGACAATCGAATGCAATGTGCCGGAACTCCGTTATGAAGCGGAGGGCTTTCGCATGCAGCCCGACCGCACAGCGCTCGATGCGTTCTGCCGGGAGTACGAGCTGCGGACAGTAGGGCGCGCGTTCTCGGATTATCTCTCTGCATCTGCACCGGCGTACAGCGTCGAGCAGTCGCTCTTTGGAGAGGAGACCGCAGCCGCTGCACAGGTAAACCTCGATGCAGAGGCGTTTTCCGTTGCCGACCTCGCATCGCTGCGCACGGCGGAGGAGATTGCCGTCGGCGCGGTATTCAGCGGCACGGCGCCCTTTGTGCAGATCGACGTACTCGCCCTTTCCTACGGGGCGGAGCGGCGCGTGCTGCGCGCAGACGCGTCGGAGTTTTCCACCGTATGCGCTGTGCTTGCGGAGCGTCCCGTCGTACTCTGGAATGCAAAGCGCTATGCGCAGGCGGGACTTTCCGTCGGCACGAATATCTTTGATCTCGAGCTGGCGGACTACCTCCTGCGCCCCGAGGAGAACAAGCGTGACCTCGCGCGCGCGGCATTTGCCCACAGCGCGGACTTTCCTGCTGTCCCCGAAGAGGCGACACAGGAGCAGCGCGCCGTGCATGAGGCGCTCACGGCCGCGCATCTCGCCGAACCTATGCGGGCAGCGCTCGATGGGGCGGGGCTCACACGCCTCTATCGGGGCATCGAACTGCCGCTTGTACCCGTGCTCGCGTCGATGGAGCAGACGGGCATCTATGTGAACCGCGCGGCACTCGAGCGCGAGCTGACGGCGGCGAATGCGCGTATCGAGGCGCTCGTCACGGAGATTCACGCGCTCGCGGGCACGGAGTTCAACATCAGCTCGCCCAAGCAGCTCGGTGAGATTCTCTTTGAGCGTCTCGGGCTCGCAGAGGGGAGCAAGATCAAGAAGACGAAGACGGGCTACTCGACGAACGCCGAGACGCTCGAGGAGCTGCGCGACCGACATCCCATCGTGGACAAGGTGCTGACCTACCGCATGTGGACGAAGCTGCGCTCGACCTATCTCGAGGGCATCGGTGCGCTCATCCGTCCTGCAACGGGACGCGTGCACACGAGCTTCAACCAGACGGTGACGGCGACGGGGCGGCTCTCAAGCTCCGACCCGAATCTCCAAAACATCCCCGTGCGCACGGAGGAGGGGCGCGCCGTACGTGCGCTCTTTACGCCGGGTGCGGGTTATGATGCGCTGCTTTCGGCGGACTACTCGCAGATCGAGCTGCGCATCCTCGCCCATATGTCGGGCGACGAAACGATGATAGACGCCTTCCGCAGCGGTCAGGACATCCACGCACGCACGGCGTCGGAGGTGTTCGGCGTGCCTCTAGACGAGGTGACGGGGGAACAGCGCCGTAGGGCAAAGGCGGTCAACTTCGGCATCGTCTACGGTCTGAGTGACTACGGACTCTCGCGTGACCTCGGCATTTCACGCAAGGAGGCGGGGGGATACATCGAGCGCTACTTCGAGCGCTATCATGGCGTGCGCGCCTTCCTCGACAAGATGGTTGCGGATGCGCATGCAAACGGCTATGTCACGACCCTTTACGGACGGCGGCGCGACCTGCCCGCCATCAACAGCCGCAATTTCATGCAGCGCTCCTTTGCCGAGCGCATGGCGATGAATACGCCGATCCAGGGCACGGCGGCGGATCTCATCAAGATTGCGATGATTCGCGCCTATGACGCGCTGCGTGCGGCGGGCGTGAAGAGCCGCATCCTCCTGCAGGTGCACGACGAACTCGTGCTTGAGACGGTGGAGGCGGAGATCGCGCAGATCACGGAGATCCTGCGCGCGGCGATGAGCGGCGCGGCGGAGCTCGCCGTGCCGCTCGCCGTGGATGTGCACGTCGGGAAGAACTGGGCGGAGGCGAAGTAG
- the coaE gene encoding dephospho-CoA kinase (Dephospho-CoA kinase (CoaE) performs the final step in coenzyme A biosynthesis.), with protein MKIIGLTGGIACGKSTVSTELRALGAAIIDADALAHELSQPGQPIFNAYVERFGREIVTAGGTLDRAAIAARVFADPAVRAEVDAIAHPLIRTAAEERLRAARAQNKMAAVLDVPLLFEAGWDALADEVWVVALPAEEQLARLLARDKSMSEGEARARISAQMPLAEKCARADIVIDNTGTPGETRECIEQLWRERIIGRS; from the coding sequence GTGAAGATCATCGGTCTGACGGGCGGCATCGCCTGCGGCAAGTCCACCGTCAGCACAGAGCTGCGTGCCCTCGGCGCGGCGATCATCGACGCGGATGCGCTCGCGCATGAGCTCTCGCAGCCGGGACAGCCGATCTTCAACGCATATGTGGAACGCTTTGGCAGGGAGATTGTGACGGCGGGCGGCACGCTCGACCGCGCAGCAATCGCCGCGCGCGTCTTTGCCGACCCTGCCGTGCGCGCGGAGGTGGATGCCATTGCGCATCCCCTCATCCGCACAGCGGCAGAGGAGCGTCTGCGTGCGGCACGCGCGCAGAACAAAATGGCAGCGGTACTGGATGTGCCGCTGCTCTTTGAGGCGGGCTGGGATGCGCTCGCCGATGAGGTATGGGTTGTTGCGCTCCCGGCGGAGGAGCAGCTCGCGCGTCTTCTCGCGCGGGATAAGTCGATGAGCGAGGGAGAGGCGCGGGCACGCATCTCCGCTCAGATGCCGCTCGCAGAGAAATGTGCACGCGCAGACATCGTCATCGACAACACGGGAACACCGGGAGAAACACGGGAATGTATTGAACAACTTTGGAGGGAACGGATCATTGGGCGTTCGTAA
- a CDS encoding lytic transglycosylase domain-containing protein yields MGVRNLRSVFWWGLRALVVAVIVFVIVGGWGWVERSYIYPYDYRSYIETSAAHYRADPYLVAAVIKHESKFQTRARSDGGALGLMQLMPQTAAWIARQLDEPFTEDYLYDPALNIRYGVWYLAELENEFGGNDILALAAYNAGRGNVRDWMERYHWNDQFDEIEAIPYPETRLYVRRVLEDREQYKRLYDE; encoded by the coding sequence TTGGGCGTTCGTAATCTGCGGAGCGTGTTCTGGTGGGGGCTGCGCGCACTCGTCGTCGCCGTCATCGTCTTTGTCATCGTCGGCGGCTGGGGCTGGGTGGAGCGCAGCTACATCTACCCCTACGACTACCGCAGCTACATCGAGACGAGCGCCGCACACTACCGCGCCGACCCCTACCTCGTTGCTGCCGTCATCAAGCACGAGAGCAAATTTCAGACACGCGCCCGCTCCGACGGCGGTGCGCTCGGGCTCATGCAGCTCATGCCGCAGACGGCAGCGTGGATTGCGCGTCAGCTCGACGAACCTTTTACCGAGGACTATCTCTACGACCCCGCGCTCAACATCCGCTATGGCGTCTGGTATCTCGCGGAGCTCGAAAATGAGTTCGGCGGCAACGACATCCTCGCGCTTGCGGCGTACAATGCGGGGCGTGGCAACGTGCGCGACTGGATGGAGCGCTATCATTGGAACGATCAGTTTGACGAGATCGAGGCGATTCCCTACCCCGAGACGCGGCTCTACGTGCGCCGCGTGCTCGAGGACAGGGAGCAGTATAAGAGGCTCTACGACGAATGA